A window of the Bradyrhizobium diazoefficiens genome harbors these coding sequences:
- the tsaE gene encoding tRNA (adenosine(37)-N6)-threonylcarbamoyltransferase complex ATPase subunit type 1 TsaE, which produces MTAPATFSVALYNETATAQLMADLALLVGPGDVITLTGDLGAGKTAAARSLIRYLADDEELEVPSPTFTLVQGYELPAFAVMHADLYRVEDESELEEIGLSPLPDATLVLIEWPERAPSAMPADRIDIALTHRPALGSNARAADITGYGKAAATVARLKALREFLDASGYVDAGRKRMPGDASTRSYARLIRDDGVVILMNSQQRPDGAAIYSGKSYSAAVHLAENIKPFVAIGEGLRAAGISAPAIHHFDLDHGFLISEDFGNEGVIEGDPPRPIIERYEAATDVLAVLHGRSLPETLPLNGQTYAIPAFDTDALLIEIGLMPEWYLPDRDAPLSDEKRAEFFAMWRELLKKPLAAPKTWIIRDYHSPNLIWLAGRTGMARVGVIDFQDTVLGPRSYDVVSLLQDARIDVPEALELTLLSRYIKARRTEDASFDPAGFAELYAIMSAQRNTRLLGTFARLNRRDGKPHYLRHQPRIWTYLQRSLAHPALGSLRDWYLANVPPPQS; this is translated from the coding sequence ATGACCGCACCGGCTACATTTTCCGTCGCGCTCTACAACGAGACGGCCACCGCGCAACTGATGGCCGATTTGGCGCTGCTGGTCGGCCCCGGCGATGTCATCACGCTCACCGGCGATCTCGGTGCCGGCAAGACTGCCGCGGCGCGCAGCCTGATTCGCTACCTCGCCGACGACGAAGAGCTGGAAGTGCCAAGCCCGACCTTCACGCTGGTGCAGGGTTACGAGCTGCCGGCATTTGCCGTGATGCATGCGGACCTCTATCGCGTCGAGGATGAGAGCGAGCTCGAGGAGATCGGGCTGTCACCGCTGCCGGATGCGACGCTGGTGCTGATCGAATGGCCCGAGCGTGCGCCGTCGGCGATGCCCGCGGACCGCATCGACATCGCGCTGACGCATCGCCCGGCGCTGGGCTCGAATGCGAGGGCCGCCGACATCACCGGTTATGGCAAGGCCGCCGCCACTGTGGCGCGACTAAAGGCGCTGCGGGAATTCCTCGACGCATCCGGCTATGTCGACGCAGGCCGCAAGCGCATGCCCGGCGACGCCTCGACACGTTCCTATGCGCGGCTGATCCGCGACGACGGCGTCGTCATCCTGATGAACTCGCAGCAGCGCCCCGATGGCGCCGCGATCTACAGCGGCAAATCCTACAGCGCCGCGGTGCATCTTGCGGAGAACATCAAGCCGTTCGTCGCCATCGGCGAAGGCCTGCGCGCGGCAGGAATTTCGGCACCCGCGATCCACCATTTCGATCTCGACCATGGCTTTCTGATCTCGGAAGATTTCGGCAACGAAGGCGTGATCGAAGGCGATCCGCCACGCCCGATCATCGAGCGCTATGAAGCCGCGACCGACGTGCTGGCGGTGTTGCATGGCAGGTCTCTGCCGGAGACACTGCCGCTGAACGGGCAGACCTATGCCATTCCCGCTTTCGACACCGACGCACTGCTGATTGAAATCGGCCTGATGCCGGAATGGTATCTGCCCGATCGCGACGCGCCCTTGAGCGACGAGAAGCGCGCGGAATTCTTTGCGATGTGGCGCGAACTGCTGAAGAAGCCGCTGGCCGCGCCGAAGACGTGGATCATCCGCGACTACCACTCGCCCAATCTGATCTGGCTTGCGGGTCGCACCGGCATGGCACGCGTCGGCGTGATCGACTTCCAGGACACCGTGCTCGGACCGCGCTCGTACGACGTGGTGTCGCTGCTGCAGGATGCCCGCATCGACGTGCCCGAAGCCCTCGAGCTGACGCTGCTGTCGCGCTACATCAAGGCGCGCCGCACCGAGGATGCGAGCTTCGATCCGGCCGGTTTTGCCGAGCTCTATGCCATCATGTCGGCGCAGCGCAACACGCGCCTGCTCGGCACCTTCGCCCGGCTCAACCGCCGCGACGGCAAGCCGCATTATCTGCGCCACCAGCCGCGGATCTGGACCTACCTCCAGCGTTCGCTGGCGCATCCGGCGCTTGGCTCCTTGCGCGACTGGTATCTCGCGAACGTCCCGCCGCCCCAATCCTGA
- a CDS encoding PilZ domain-containing protein produces MAVKTDQRGNSRVVFERGVPAQMMGIDGTWRRECTMEDVSESGAKLTIDGSVEGLHLKEFFLVLSSTGLAYRRCELAWMNGDQIGVNFLKQGDKKKKARSTAVGA; encoded by the coding sequence ATGGCGGTCAAGACGGACCAGCGCGGGAACAGTCGAGTTGTTTTCGAACGTGGGGTGCCGGCCCAGATGATGGGGATCGACGGCACCTGGCGGCGCGAATGCACCATGGAGGACGTCTCCGAGAGCGGCGCCAAGCTGACCATCGACGGCTCGGTCGAAGGTCTGCATCTGAAGGAATTCTTTCTCGTATTGTCGTCCACCGGACTTGCGTACCGGCGCTGCGAACTGGCCTGGATGAATGGCGACCAGATCGGCGTCAATTTCCTCAAGCAAGGCGACAAAAAGAAAAAGGCGCGTTCCACAGCCGTCGGGGCGTAA